Proteins found in one Perca fluviatilis chromosome 9, GENO_Pfluv_1.0, whole genome shotgun sequence genomic segment:
- the btf3l4 gene encoding transcription factor BTF3 homolog 4, translating to MNQEKLAKLQAQVRIGGKGSARRKKKVVHRTATADDKKLQSSLKKLAVNNIAGIEEVNMIKDDGTVIHFNNPKVQASLSANTFAITGHAETKQLTEMLPGILSQLGADSLSSLRKLAEQFPRQALDSKAPKAEDIEEEDDDVPDLVENFDEASKNEAN from the exons ATGAATCAAGAAAAACTAGCAAAACTTCAAGCTCAGGTCCGGATAGGAGGAAAG GGATCTGCGCGTAGGAAGAAGAAGGTGGTACACAGAACTGCAACAGCTGATGACAAAAAGCTTCAGAGTTCACTTAAGAAGTTGGCTGTCAACAATATTGCAGGGATTGAGGAG GTTAACATGATCAAGGATGACGGGACTGTGATCCACTTCAACAACCCCAAAGTTCAGGCCTCTCTGTCCGCTAACACCTTCGCCATCACGGGCCACGCTGAGACCAAGCAGCTGACAGAGATGCTTCCCGGCATCCTCAGTCAGCTGGGAGCAGACAGCCTCAGCAGCCTGCGCAAACTGGCAGAACAGTTCCCTCGGCAAG CTCTCGACAGCAAGGCTCCAAAGGCAGAGGACATTGAGGAAGAGGATGATGATGTTCCAG ATCTGGTGGAGAACTTTGATGAAGCGTCAAAGAACGAGGCAAACTGA
- the ptgfr gene encoding prostaglandin F2-alpha receptor yields MSANGSSETGCRSEVRPSNNSCSQKELSITASVISMTVGIFSNSLALFILIKSYNRIRIKSKASFLLFASSLVLTDLLGHLINGSLVLLVYSFHKKWETFDPHRIVCSVFGACMVFFGLSPLFLGSAMAVERCIGITRPIFHSTALASHHMKRLLGLLWLLAALVAVLPVLLWRTYKVQSSRSWCFFHMEEPKDWLDVLLPLLFSMLGLLALLLSIVCNALTSCALLQARLCRKRHCRGTSYHMEMICQLLAIMLVSCVCWGPLLIHVIMVSTRAKDERASSSLLMVIRMATWNQILDPWVYILLRKAVLRKIFMLFQSCWGPKSHNLHRWQCSMLHSSLETSNSGAGPTDCRYPSRLPLPDTAIQTIT; encoded by the exons ATGTCAGCCAATGGGAGCTCAGAGACAGGttgcaggtcagaggtcagaccgAGCAACAACTCCTGCAGCCAGAAGGAACTGTCTATCACCGCCTCCGTCATCTCCATGACTGTGGGCATCTTCTCCAACAGCCTTGCGCTCTTTATCCTCATCAAGTCTTACAACCGCATCCGGATCAAGTCCAAGGCgtccttcctgctgtttgccAGCAGCCTGGTGCTCACAGACCTGCTGGGTCACCTCATCAATGGCTCCCTTGTGCTTTTGGTCTACAGCTTCCACAAGAAATGGGAGACGTTTGACCCTCACCGCATCGTGTGCAGCGTCTTCGGGGCGTGCATGGTGTTCTTTGGCCTGAGCCCCTTGTTCCTGGGGAGCGCCATGGCGGTGGAGCGCTGCATTGGAATCACCAGGCCTATCTTCCACTCCACAGCATTAGCTTCCCACCACATGAAAAGGCTCCTCGGACTCCTGTGGCTGCTTGCTGCCCTGGTGGCTGTGCTGCCTGTGCTGCTGTGGAGGACCTACAAGGTTCAAAGCTCCAGGAGCTGGTGCTTCTTCCACATGGAGGAACCCAAAGACTGGCTGGATGTGCTCCTCCCTCTGCTTTTCTCTATGCTGGGGCTGCTGGCCCTACTGCTCTCCATTGTGTGCAATGCACTGACAAGCTGCGCTCTGCTGCAGGCCAGACTTTGCCGCAAGCGTCACTGCAGAGGCACTTCCTACCACATGGAGATGATCTGCCAGCTGCTGGCTATCATGTTGGTGTCCTGCGTGTGCTGGGGCCCATTACTG ATTCACGTCATCATGGTGAGCACAAGAGCCAAGGACGAGCGTGCGTCTTCCAGTCTGCTGATGGTGATACGCATGGCCACGTGGAACCAGATCCTGGACCCCTGGGTCTACATCCTGCTGAGGAAGGCTGTTCTGAGGAAAATCTTCATGTTGTTTCAAAGCTGCTGGGGCCCAAAATCTCATAACTTACACCGCTGGCAGTGTAGCATGCTCCACAGCTCGCTGGAGACCAGCAACTCGGGCGCTGGCCCGACTGACTGCCGCTACCCCAGTAGACTTCCTCTGCCAGACACTGCGATCCAAACCATCACCTGA
- the zfyve9b gene encoding zinc finger FYVE domain-containing protein 9, whose protein sequence is MLKFFSARDDENESLLGAITEDEGDNPSLQDTKHHWLNRPCLLVLKDGDVSKPGLGCGQIRPESPSKTSSDASVRSSLGPCEQEPSEHPAKTASPSQLEEGSCTVTAISTWGESCFGESSSPLVLSPAEAAWPEEEDEEVAEEKKKPPHALLSKEDSVVEEKELEESRLEQQEQSCSSEATAAPSALSHEETRGQFKTVRSIGGDEMNGGKAQAAGGEGAMGDCAASPLDPDNESQLSPVGILSKDRGAVLGEVAPVWVPDAQAQVCMKCGVKFTFTKRRHHCRACGKVFCALCSNLKFRLTHLDGKEGRVCVSCHSTLLKRTPPRGKRRVWFAEDMLPNKQSESAPTTPVRGFSPLIRRALDGRVRSPVGSPQIRRALRPHGTNINEACGPYGWGTTALVSSSANLIPLDGLPPILTSTGVKGDYTVEEQPSEMLLIQELESGRPKPLVFVLNANLLAMVKLVNYVNRKCWCVTTKGMHAVGQVEVVVLLQCLPEEKSFPKDIFSHFIQLYRDTLTGKVVKHLSLSLFGSSFLGSEEHAGFLYIRSTLQSLQGLPLPNQPYLFGLLVHRAEVAWAKAFPLRLMLRLGAEYRFYPCPLYSVRLRKPLFGEIGHTIMRLLVDFRNYRYSLPMVPGLSVDLEAQRTCIKIPTTGYNELMKALNKSNEHVLAIGACFNETADSHLICVQGDDGQYQTQAISIHNQPRKVTGSCFFIFSSALKASAGYLAKSSIVEDGLMVQITVETMAELRRSLREMKDYTVTCGRLDQSDSQERVCVQWVEEKCAVNKGVISPIDGKSMESISSTKMFQKSEYKENGKIIRWTEVFFLQRRDHPKGGESDSAEHDRLTERIARAFCLALCPHLKLLKEDGMAKLGLRVAFHSQEVGFVAGSNGQPLPAQYLNALDSVLIPVIHSRGRKRGDAPMVMELIFYILENIT, encoded by the exons ATGCTGAAGTTCTTCTCTGCGCGGGATGACGAGAATGAAAGCCTTTTGGGAGCGATAACTGAGG ATGAAGGAGACAATCCGTCTCTTCAGGACACCAAGCACCACTGGCTGAACAGACCCTGCCTGCTGGTGCTCAAAGATGGGGATGTGTCCAAACCAGGACTGGGTTGCGGCCAAATCAGACCAGAATCTCCGTCTAAGACCTCTTCAGACGCATCAGTCAGAAGCAGCTTGGGCCCATGTGAGCAGGAACCATCTGAACATCCTGCCAAAACTGCTTCACCCTCCCAGCTGGAGGAAGGCAGCTGCACTGTGACCGCCATCTCCACATGGGGTGAGAGTTGTTTCGGGGAGTCTTCCAGCCCCTTGGTTCTGAGCCCTGCCGAGGCCGCGTGgccagaggaggaggacgaaGAGGTggcggaggagaagaagaagccgCCCCATGCTCTGCTATCAAAGGAGGACTCTGTGGTCGAGGAGAAGGAACTGGAGGAGAGCAGGCTGGAGCAGCAGGAGCAGTCCTGCAGTTCCGAGGCGACAGCAGCACCCTCTGCTCTCTCACATGAGGAGACACGTGGCCAGTTTAAGACGGTCAGATCCATTGGAGGAGACGAAATGAACGGCGGCAAGGCCCAGGCAGCCGGTGGGGAGGGAGCGATGGGGGACTGTGCGGCTTCGCCTCTGGATCCAGACAATGAGTCCCAGCTGAGCCCTGTTGGGATTCTGTCCAAGGATCGAGGCGCTGTCCTCGGGGAGGTAGCTCCAGTGTGGGTTCCTGATGCTCAGGCACAGGTCTGCATGAAGTGCGGGGTCAAGTTTACGTTCACCAAGAGGAGGCATCACTGCCGTGCTTGCGGAAAG GTTTTTTGTGCACTTTGCTCCAATCTGAAGTTCAGACTCACGCATCTGGATGGCAAGGAGGGACGAGTTTGTGTTTCCTGTCATTCAACCCTCCTCAAAA GGACGCCTCCGAGGGGGAAAAGGAGGGTGTGGTTTGCAGAGGACATGCTCCCCAATAAGCAGTCAGAGTCTGCTCCAACCACACCAGTCAGAGGGTTCTCACCGCTGATTAGACGGGCGCTGGACGGGCGGGTTAGAAGTCCTGTGGGTTCACCACAGATCAGGAGAGCCTTGCGGCCACATGGGACAAATATCAAC GAGGCCTGTGGTCCTTATGGCTGGGGCACCACAGCTTTAGTGAGCAGCTCGGCCAACCTCATCCCCCTGGATGGCCTGCCACCCATCCTCACCTCTACAGGAGTCAAAGGAG ATTACACTGTGGAGGAGCAGCCTTCTGAGATGCTGCTTATTCAGGAGTTGGAGAGTGGCAGGCCCAAGCCCCTGGTGTTTGTCCTCAATGCCAACCTACTTGCTATGGTCAAGCTGGTCAAct ATGTTAACAGGAAGTGCTGGTGTGTGACGACAAAGGGAATGCATGCCGTGGGCCAGGTGGAGGTGGTGGTGCTGCTGCAGTGCCTTCCTGAAGAGAAAAGCTTCCCCAAAGACATTTTCAGCCACTTCATCCAGCTGTACAGGGACACCCTCACag GAAAGGTTGTGAAACACCTGTCGCTGTCCTTGTTTGGCAGTAGTTTCCTAGGCAGCGAGGAGCATGCGGGCTTCCTGTACATACGCTCCACTCTCCAGTCCCTTCAAGGTCTACCTCTGCCAAACCAGCCCTACCTCTTTGGCCTGCTGGTCCACAGAGCAGAGGTGGCCTGGGCCAAAGCTTTTCCTTTGCGTCTCATGCTGCGATTGGGGGCCGAATACAGAT TTTACCCGTGTCCTCTGTACAGTGTGCGCTTAAGGAAGCCCTTGTTTGGGGAAATTGGCCACACCATAATGAGACTGTTAGTT GACTTTAGGAATTACCGTTACAGCCTACCAATGGTGCCAGGGCTCTCTGTGGATCTAGAAGCTCAGAGGACCTGCATAAAGATACCGACCACTGGGTATAATGAG CTAATGAAGGCTTTGAATAAATCCAATGAGCATGTGCTTGCCATTGGGGCGTGCTTCAATGAGACTGCAGACTCCCACCTCATCTGTGTGCAAGGAGACGATGGCCAGTACCAGACCCAAGCCATCAGCATCCACAATCAGCCGCGCAAAG TCACTGGATCGTGCTTTTTTATATTCAGCAGTGCACTCAAAGCATCTGCAGGATACCTCGCTAAGTCCAGCATCGTAGAAG ATGGGCTGATGGTGCAGATCACCGTGGAAACCATGGCGGAGCTCCGCAGGTCGCTACGGGAGATGAAAGACTACACTGTCACCTGTGGACGCCTTGACCAGTCAGACAGCCAGGAACGTGTTTGTGTACAGTGGGTGGAGGAGAAATGCGCTGTGAATAAGGG AGTTATTAGCCCCATCGATGGGAAATCCATGGAGTCCATCAGCAGTACGAAGATGTTTCAGAAGTCCGAATACAAAGAAAACGGGAAGATTATACGCTGGACAGAA GTGTTCTTCCTGCAGAGGAGGGATCATCCCAAAGGAGGAGAGAGCGACTCTGCTGAACACGACCGGTTAACGGAGCGGATCGCCAGGGCGTTTTGCTTGGCACTGTGTCCACACCTCAAACTGCTGAAAGAGGACGGGATGGCCAAACTGGGGCTGCGTGTCGCTTTTCACTCTCAAGAG GTGGGATTTGTGGCTGGGAGCAATGGGCAGCCCCTCCCAGCTCAGTACCTAAACGCCCTGGATAGTGTGCTGATCCCCGTCATCCACAGCAGGGGGCGCAAGAGAGGCGACGCGCCTATGGTGATGGAGCTTATCTTTTACATCCTGGAGAACATCACttag
- the elovl1b gene encoding elongation of very long chain fatty acids protein 1b yields the protein MLQEIQAMGSHAMDIYDYLLAGIDPRLKEYPLMQNPIPMSSILLCYLFFVMYLGPRIMANRKPFQLKEAMIVYNFTLVALSVFIVYEFLMSGWATTYTWRCDAVDTSDSPQALRMVRVAWLFWFSKIIELIDTMFFVLRKKHGQVTFLHIFHHSFMPWTWWWGVAYAPGGMGSFHAMVNSSVHVIMYFYYGLAAAGPRFQKFLWWKKYMTAIQLTQFVLVSLHATQYYFMDSCDYQFPMVLHLIWMYGTFFFVLFSNFWIQAYVEGGWVQGVAYEAC from the exons ATGCTTCAAGAGATTCAGGCGATGGGCTCACATGCCATGGATATCTACGACTACCTCTTAGCGGGAATTG atccaCGGCTGAAGGAATATCCACTGATGCAGAATCCTATTCCCATGTCCTCAATATTGCTGTGTTACCTATTCTTTGTAATGTACCTTGGACCTCGCATAATGGCCAATCGAAAGCCTTTCCAGCTAAAGGAAGCCATGATAGTCTACAACTTCACGCTAGTGGCACTGTCAGTATTCATTGTCTACGAA TTCCTGATGTCTGGTTGGGCCACAACATATACCTGGCGATGTGACGCAGTTGATACGTCTGACAGTCCTCAAGCACTTCGA ATGGTCCGAGTGGCCTGGCTGTTCTGGTTCTCCAAGATTATTGAGCTCATCGACACA ATGTTCTTCGTTTTGAGGAAAAAGCACGGCCAGGTCACCTTCCTGCACATCTTCCACCACTCCTTTATGCCCTGGACCTGGTGGTGGGGAGTTGCCTATGCTCCTG GTGGAATGGGATCTTTTCATGCCATGGTGAATTCCTCCGTCCACGTCATCATGTATTTCTACTACGGCCTTGCTGCTGCTGGACCACGCTTCCAGAAGTTTTTGTGGTGGAAGAAATACATGACTGCCATTCAGCTG ACCCAGTTTGTCCTGGTATCTCTCCACGCTACCCAGTATTACTTCATGGACAGTTGTGACTATCAGTTCCCAATGGTGCTCCACCTCATCTGGATGTATGGAACCTTCTTCTTTGTGCTCTTCTCCAACTTCTGGATCCAAGCTTACGTTGAAGGGGGTTGGGTTCAAGGAGTAGCGTATGAGGCGTGCTAA